CAGCCCGCCGGCCGCCTGCACGATGAAGTCGTAGCCGGGCCGGCCGGCCCCCGCCCCGGACCCGAAGCCGGAGATCGAGCAGTAGACCGCGCGGGGATTGCCGGCGGCGACCGTGGCGTGGTCCAGCCCGAACCGGTCGAGCGCCCCGGGGCGGAAGTTCTCGACGACGACGTCGGCCCGCCGGGCCAGCTCCGCGGCGAGCGCCCGGTCGGCGTCGTGGGCCAGATCGAGTACGACGCCGTACTTGCTGCGGTTCACGCAGTCGAAGTAGGCCGACGACCCGGCCGTCCACGGCGGGCCCCACTGGCGGGTGTCGTCGCCGGAACCGGGGCGCTCCACCTTCACCACCGTCGCGCCCAGGTCGGCCAGCGTCATCGTGGCCAACGGTCCGGCCAGCACCCGGCTGAAGTCGGCGATCAGCACCCCGGCGAGCGGGGCGGCTAGCCCGGCCACGCCGCGACCTCCACGCCGCAGCCGATCAGCGTCCGCAGCAGCGTCACGATCGCCAGGTGGACGTCCTCGTCGAGGCCGTCCGAGGTCGGCTCGGTGAAGCCGGTGACCCCGTCGATGAGGCCGGCGGCCGAACACGCCTGCAGCATCCGGTGCTCCAGCCGCTCGTCGTGCATCACCTCCGGTCGTCCCAGCACGGCGGCGAGCGCGGCGCAGATCCCGTAGCCACCCCAGTTCGACACGGTGACCGGTACGGCGACATCGGTCTCGGCGGCCGGAACCACCCCGCCGCCGCACCCGCAGCCACAGTCCCGCCCGTACGGCAGCACATCACGCAGGCTGCCGCCGGCGTTGCCCATGCCGAGCTCGTTGCCGCCGTCGCCGATGCCGATCGTCGGCACCGACCGCTCCCGGCACAGCGCGATCAGCGAGTCCATCGAGGCGACCGTGGCCGTGCACTCCCGGCCCTGGCTCATGTGCACCCGCCCGGCCTCGTTCGCACCACCCTTCTCGATGGCGATGAACGCCCCCACCCGGTGCACGAACAGGCCCTCGGCCGCGGCGCCCGCGGCGGCCCGGTCGGCCGGGTACGCGACCACGGCCGCCGCGTGCAGCAGCACGTCCGCGTCCCCCGTCCGCACCGCCTCCGCCAGCGGCAGGCAGCGCAGGCCGGCGGCGTGGACGACCCCAGTCATCGCCGGGACCAGTTCCGGCTCGACGAGGATCACCGGCACCGCGCCGAGGCCGATGCGCACCGCCCGGGCGAGCGCGGCCGCGCCGGTCGGGCCGTCGGACTCGGCGACGTCCGTGCTGACATAGGGCCGGTTGAGCCACCCGGTCGCGATGAGCACGAGATCACCTGGCCGGACCGCCGCGGTGAGGGTGCGGGCGGCGAGCAGGGTGAGCGGCTCGCCGTAGAAGTCGCGGAAGTGCGGGTACAGGATGTCGATCCGCCCGCGGTTGGGGAGGTCGGCGGTCAGCAGGCGGTCGATGCCCTCACCAATCCGCCGTACGGCGGCGTCCGGCTCGTTCGCGGTCACGGGGTCCCCCTCACGTCCAGGCCGCCGAGTTCACGCCGACCCCGGTCACCGCGCGCAGCAGCGTCACGAGCGCCTTGTGCACCGGCAGCTCGAGCCCGTCCGCGCTCGGCGCGACCCGGCCGCTGACGCCGTCGATGAGCCCGGCCTGCGCGCACGCTCGCAGGACGTCCTCCTCGAGCTGCGGGGTGTGCAGCAGGTCCGGCTGCTCGAGAAGGACGGCGAGCGCGGCGGCGATGCCGTAGGCGCCCCAGTTCGAGACCGTGGCGGCGACCACGACGTCGGTGGCCCGGCCGGGGACGACGCCGCCGCCACAGCCGCACTCGCAGTCGTCGGCGAAGCGGAGCCGGCCGCGGAGGCGGTCGGCGATCGTGCCCATCCCGATCTCATTACCGCCGTCGCCGACCCCGATGGTCGCGACGCCGCGCTCGGTGCAGGCGGCGAGGACGGCGTCGATGTTGGCCAGGACGTCGGTGGTGTCGTGCCCTCGGCTGGTGTGCACGCGCCCCTCCCGGTTGCGACCACCCTTCTCGACGGCGGCGAAGGCGCCCACGTCGTAGCGCTCGAGCAGCTGGCGGGCCATCGCCTCCGCCGCCACCGTCCCGGTGGGGAAGGCGACGACCGCGGCGGCATGCAGCGGGCTTGCCGACGCGCTCGCGGCGACCGCCTGCTCCGGTTCGACGCACCGCAGCCCGGCCGCCTGCACGGCGGCCGTCACGGCCGGCACGATCTCCTCCTCGGTCAGCACCAGCGGTACCGCGCCGAGGCCGAAGTGCAACGCCCGGGCCAAGGCGGCGGCGCCGGGTGGCCCGTCCGTCTCGGCGATGTAGCGGCTGACGTGCGGGCGATCCAGCCAGCCCGTGGCGATGAGCGCGACCCGGCCCGGGGAGAGGCGGGTGTGCAGCAGCCGGGCGGCGGCCAGCGTCAGCGATCCGCCGTGGTGCGCCCGGGCGGCGCCGTAAAGCAAGTCGATCACCCCCCTGCGGGGGAAGTCGATGGTGATCAGCCGGTCGATCTGGTCGCCCTTGCGGGCCACCGTCTCCTCCGTGGGCGCCGCCACGGCGTCAGGGGATCGTGACCGACAGCAGCGGCGCGTACTGCTGGGCGCCGAATACGTCGCTGTCACCGGGACTGCCGCTGGGCCGGTCCCGGCGGATGGTGAACTTGATCGCCCGCAGCGGTTCCAGCTCGAGGAAGGTCACGACCCGGCCCGGCTCGGTGCGGAACAGTTGTGCCACCGACTCCTTCGTCAGCGCGCGGCTGTCGACGACCCGGTGGAAGGTCTCGGGGTCTGGGAAGAAGATGTCGAAGGTGACCAGGTCGACTCCGGCGTTCTTCGAGCGCAGGGTCTTGGCGAGGTCGACGAGGCGGACGGGCTCGGGCATCGAGGCTCCAGTGGTCACGAGAGGGAAGAGACGACGTTCGTCGGGAACAGCCCCGGCAGCGCCGTCGCCGGGATGACGTGGTTGACGGTCCATTCGTAGGCCGGGCTGGCCGCGAGGACCTCGTCGAAGAGGAACGAGACACTGCCGGCGGTGCCCTTCACCTGCGGAAGGCGGGCGTAGAAGAGCTGGCGGGTGGCGGTCATCGCCACCGACTTGGCCATCGCATCGTCGCGCGCGACCGCTTCGACGACGACACCCAGTTCGTGCGCCGGCGTGGTCACGAACTCGGCCTTGCCCAGGATGGCGTCCCGACCGAAGACGTGGAAGTGCAGCTCGTAGCCCCCCTCGCCGAACCTGTCCGCGACCTGGCCGCGGGCCCAGGCGATGGCGTCGTCGATGTGCCGGATCGTGTACTCGTCCCGGACCCCGGCGAAGCCGATGTAACGGCTACCGACCAGGCCGGAGCCCTCGAGCTTGACGAACAGCTCGTCGGTCGCCGCGAACTTCGGACCGGTGACCCGCGTCGTCTTCTCCGCGACCTGCTCGTACCGGCACTCGGTCATGTCGAGCGTGCCGCCGGCGAGCGCCTCGAAGTAGGGGTGCGAGCGCTCGTACATCGAGTGGCTGGCGACCGAGGATGGCGTGCAGCGCTGGTCCGGATGCATGGCCGTGACATCCACGTACGAGTCGGTGATCTCACCCATCACGCTCTCCTTGCCGCCGTAGGGTTCGGCGCAGAAGGAGGCGCACTCGAGGACCTTGCCCATGTAGTAGGCGAGCTCCTCAGCGAACCCAGCCCGGATCGCGGGGGCGGCGAAGACGGCACAGTCGCTCGACCGCCCACCGATGATCACGTCGGCCCCGGCGTCCAGCAACGAGATGTAGGGCGCGGAGCCGGCAACGGCGACGATCCGGTCGGTGCGGTCGATGTCCTCGAGGGCCAGCTCCGCCCGGCCGTCCAACCCGGGGACCATCGTGCCCCGTCGGATCGCGTCCGCGACCGCTTGCGTGGGCACCTCCGAGTGGAAGTAGCCGATGCGGAACTCGTCGAGCTGGTGCGCGCTCGCGATCTGCTGGATCATCTCGACGAACATATCGACACTGCGGTTCCCACCGGTGTCGCCGGCCGAGCCGATCAGCATCGGGATCTTGCGTTCACGCGCGGCGAGGAGCATCAGCTCGAGGTCGTGGCACTGCCACTCACGCGGGCTCGCGCAGGTGTTGCCGCCGAGCGGGCCGGGGCCGATGTCGCAGCTGCCGGAGTCGGCGATCAGGAAGTCGGGGTCGTGCCGGAGCGACTCGTAGAAGCTGCCCGGGCGGGTGGGCGCGAATCCGAGGTGCCCATTGGGACTCACGATGCGCATCCGTCGCGGTGACATGCCTACCTCAGGATTCCCGGCCCGTGGCCGAACTGGTATGGACTGGTCTGGTACAGAGTAACAGGGAGTTGGTGGAAGTCAATCGCCGCGGCGCTCCGCCGCTAGGCTGAACCGCTGCGGGATCGCCCGGCAGGGCGTCCCGACACCGATAGCCATCGACCGCTGGTCCGGGTGGGCGACGACCGTGGCGATGGTCCAGCCGCTGCCCTCGTCGCCGTGCACGCAGGTCGCCCCGGGCTGCTCGTGCACCGACAGCGCCCCGAGGGGGTCACCGGCGAGCCGGTCGGCATCAGCCAGGTCCACGGCCAACCGTCTGCGCCGGGCCCGCGAATCCAGCCCCTCGGCCGAGCCGGCCGGGTGGCGGCAGGTCCCGGCCAACCCGTCACTCACGAAGTGGTTGGTCGCGCACACCTCGTCGCCGGCCGGTTCGATCACCGCCAGGCGGCTGTGACCGCACTCGACCACGGCGACCGCGCCCTCGGCGTCGGCGAGGATCAGGTTGCCGAAGCCCATGCGCGGGACGGATTCCAGGTAGGCGATCGCCTCGTCGGTCGTCCCGCACTGTTCGAGCGCGTGCATCATCAGGGAGAACCGGGGCAGGCCGATCCCGACATCGGTCGACGGGACGTGCGTGTCGGCCACTGCCAGCCCGCGCTCGTTGATCCCGGCCGAGTGCACTGCCGGGGCCCCGGCGGTCGAGAGCGCGAGCCACTCGTAGCCGGCGGCCGGCTGCACCCGCACGATGGTCTGCATCGAGCGGAAGCGCTGGTCGCTGTCGCGGTTCTTGGCGAGTACGGGGGGACGGCCGGCGGCGCCGCGCACGGCGAAGGTACTGCAGCCCCGGTCACCGCCCGGGATGTCGGCGCTGGCGAAGTAGGTGGCGAGCACGGCGACGAGCAGCCCGTCGGCCGGGACGCCGTACCCGCGCGCCATGCCCTCGACCTGGCCCAAGGTGCTCGGCGAGTGTTCCTCGAGCATGGTCCGGAGCTCGTGCAGCGACGCGCGCACGCCCGGTTCGTCCGGCGCGTAGGCCGCCAGGGCGCTGTGGCACCACTGCGCGACCTCTGCGCGCAGGTGGCTGGTCGCGGCCGCGATCGCCCGCCCGATCCGGTTACCGTCACCGGTTGCTTCGACAGTGGCGAGTTGGCTCACCGGGGCTCCTCCGTAGCAGGGCGGTCGCGGGCGAAGAGGTCCTCGACGGTCTCCCGCCGGACGGCGAGCCGTGCCCCCGCCGCGGCGCTCGAGAGCACGATCGGTGGCCGGAGCGCGCCGTTGTAGTTGCTGGCCGTCGTGTGGCTGTACGCGCCGGTCATCGGGAGCACGAGGACGTCCCCGATCCGCGGCGAGTCGAGCCGGGCGCCGCGGACCAGCCGGTCGCCGGACTCGCAGTGCCGGCCCACGACGTCGCAGACCTCACCGCCGTCCGGGCGGGCAGCGATCGCCGGCTGCATCGGCAGGTCGAGGAGCACGACCTCGAGGTTGTCGGCCATACCGCCGTCGACCGCGACGAACGTCCGGCCGGTGCGCTTCACCGTCGCGACCGTGTAGAGGGTGAGGCCGGCGCGGGCGACCAGGCTGCGCCCGGGCTCGACCAGGATCTCCGCGGACGGCGGGAGGCAGGCCCCGGCCGCCTGCGTCAACGTCTCGGCGTAGGCCTCCACCGTCGGCGGGTCGTCGGTGTCGGCGTAGCGCACGCCGAGGCCGCCGCCGAAGTTGTAGGCGGCGAACTCGCCGTACCGGGCCAGCGCGGCGGGGATCCGGGCAAAGGAGTCGAGGTCGAGGACCTGCGAGCCGACGTGGCAGTGCAGCCCGACCAGATCGAGCTTCGAGCGGGCCAGCCGGGCGATCGCCTCCCGTGCCTGGACCCCGGGGAGTCCGAACTTCGACTCGGGCTGACCGGTCACCATCGACTCGTGAGTGGCGACAGTGATCTCGGGGATCACGCGCAGCATGACGTGCTGCCCGGCCGGCGCCCATCTCAGCAGCCGGTCGATGTCGTCACCATTGTCGATGACGAAGGTGCCGACGCCGTGCTCGACGGCGGCCCGGATCTCCGCCTCGGTCTTGGCGTTTCCGTGGACGTAGACGTCGGCTGGGGCGAAGCCGGCTGCCAGCGCCAGCTCGAGCTCGCCGGTGCCGGCAACGTCGCAGCTGAGCCCCTCCTCGGCCAACACCCGGTAGATGGGCGTCGATGGGAACGACTTCGAGGCGAAGACCACCCGTGACTGCGTCCGGCGCGACCGGAACGCGGTGAGATACCGGCGGGCCTGCGCGCGCAGCTCGTCCTCGTCGACGAGGTAGCAAGGCGTCCCGAACTCGCCGGCGAGCTCAGTGAGCGGGCGGCGGTGCAGGACGAGTTCGCCGTCGGCGCCGATCGCCGCTCCGCCGGGGAGGAAACCCAGTACGCGCGGGGAAGGCGTCACGACTGCTCCGTCTGCTGGGTTGCGACCTCAGTCGCGAGGTCGTGGGCCACGCCCGGGCCGCGCAGGCGGGAGGCGGTCGCACCGCCGCAGTGCACCGTCACGGTGAAGCGATCCAAGGCCTCCGGGTTGCGGTCGTAGCGGGGCCAGCTGCTGTTCGCAACGTCGACCCGGATGCGGTGCCCCACGGCGAACCGGTTGCTGACGTGCAGCGGGCCGACGGTCACGAGGGTCGGCTCGCCATTCTGAGCGCCGGCGACCAGCTGCGTCCACGAGGCGCAGCGCCGGTACCCGTCGGCAAGGTTGAGGGCGAAGCCGTCGGGCCAGTCCCTCGAGGCCGGGTACTCGTCGACGATCTTCACCGACAGGTCGCAGGCCGCGCTCTCCGAGGTGAGCCACAGGTCGACGAAGAGCGGGCCGGTGAGGTCGACGTCGTCGGCCAGGGGGGCGCTGCGGAACGCCGCCACGTCGGGGCGCGCCGCGAGCGGCAACCCCGAGCCGGGGGAGTCGAGCGCGTCCGGCAGCTCGCGCTGATCCTGCCCGCCACTGGCGACGAAGCCGGGAATGATATCGGGGTTCCTGATCGAGCTGCCAATCGTCGGCACCGGACGCGCGAGATCCACCCGGAGGTCGCGCCGGCCGGCCGGGGTTGCGTCGTCGCCCGTCTCGAGCCGCCCGTCCGAGGTGAGGGTCCAGTTGAGGTCCCGGCCACCGGCCGGCGGCCACTGGTCGGCCTCGCGCCAGCAGCCGCCGTGGGCGAGGCGGCCGTTCGCATCCCGGCGACCGCTCCCGCCACCCAGTCGGAAGTAGGTGACCGTCGGGGTGTCGGTGGCTCGCTCGGCCTCGACGCCGCGGAGGTGGGCGTCGAACCAGCGCAGGCGCACCTCGTTCATATTCAGCGACGACTGCGCCCCGAACGCCGCCGCGCCGACGAAGTCCGGGTGGCCGTACGGGTCGGCGTGCAGCCAGGTGCCGACCACGACCCGCTTGGGCTTGCGGTGGTGCGCGAGCAGCTCCAGCTTGCGGAAGGTCGCCCACTGGTGGTGCCCGTACCAGCTAGTGACGAGCAGGACCGGGATGTCCGGATACCGGTCGACGTAAGGCTCCAGGTTCATCTGCGGGTTGTCCCACTCCGGCCCCGCGATCACCGAGTCCTGCGCGAACAGCAGCCAGTCCTCGTACTCGGGCAACGCCGACACCGGGGAGGCACCGCGCCGCCAGGGAGCCCTCCGGAACCAGTCGGCGGCGTGGTCGCGCGAGTGCTCGAGCGCGGCTCGCAGTAGGGGGTCGCGCGCGGCCTGCGGGCTCGACAGGGCCATCCGCAAGGCGTAGGTGCCCAGCTGTCCGAGCACGAACGCACCTTCCTCGCGGACCGTGCGCTTGAAGTAGTTCAGCCCGGCGTCGAGGATCACCTGGCAGCGCAGCGCCGGATGGTTCGTGATCGCCAGCGACTGCTGGTTCGCCCCCGTGTAGGAGAGCCCGGTCGTGCCCACCGCGCCGTCCGACCAGGGCTGCTCGGCGATCCAGGTAAGCAGGTCGGCACCGTCCTCGCCCTCGTGCGGCCGTGCGAGGTAGTGCTGGAAGACGCCCTCGGAGTCGCCGCGGCCGCGGGTGTCCTGCAGCACGACGTTGTAGCCGCGAGCGGCGAAGAAGTAGGCCATCGCCTGCAACTCCGGGTCCCGGCGACCGTAGGGGGTCCGCTCGACGATGGTGGGAGCCGGCCCGCGGGTGCCGTCCGGCGCCTGCGGGACGTAGGCGTCGGTGGCGAGCCGGATGCCGTCCCGGCAGGTGAGGAGGACCGTCTCGCGCGTCGTCCGACCGTGCAGCAGCCAGTGCGGGTTCATCAGTGGGCGGCCATCTCGAGCAGCTGCGGGTCCGGCTCGGGCCAGGTCGCGGAGAGTTCGCTGCCCCGCCGGTGGGCCTTCATCCGCGGATCGGCGAAGTCGCGCAACGCGTCGCCGAGCAGGTTCACCGCCAGCACGATGACGAAGATCGCCAGCCCGGGGATCGTGGCCAGCCACCAGGCGGTCGCCAGGTAGGCGCGACCGTCGGCCAGCATCGCGCCCCAGGTGGCGGTGGCGGCGTTGGCCCCGAGGCCGAGGAAGGAGAGCGAGGCCTCGGTGACGATCACGATGCCGAGCTCCAGCGTCGAGACGACGAGGATCGGGCCGTAGATGTTGGGGAGGATGTGCTTGACCATGATCGCGGTCCGGCTCACACCGAGCATGCGCGCCGACGTGACGTACTCGCGCTCCCTGATCGAGAGGGTCTCGCCGCGGACAAGTCGCACGTAGACGACCCACTCGCTTGCGACGAGTGCGATGATCACGTTACGGGTACCCGGCCCGAGGATCGCGATGATCGTGATGGCCAGGAGCAGGAACGGGAACGCGAGCCAGGCGTCGACGACGCGCATCAGCAGCGAATCGAGCAGGCCGCCGAAGTAGCCGCTGACCAGCCCGATGGCCACCCCCGCCACGACAGAGATGCCGACGGCGATGACCGCGACGAGTAGCGATTCGCGGGTGCCGGCGATGAGCCGGGAGAGGATATCGCGGCCCAGTACGTCGGTGCCGAGTGGATGCCCCGCCGAGAGGGGGGCGCGCAACCGGGCGGTCAGGTCCTGGTGCTGGGGATCGTCGGGGACGAGGAGCGGTGCGAAGGCACCGACGAACGCGAACGCGGCGCAGACTAGCGCGGCGAGCGTCGCGGCGAGCCCCAGCTGCCGCACCGGGCGAGCGATGTGCACCATGTCAGACCCCTGCCTTCTTGCCCTGGCGGACGCGCGGATCGAGGACGCCGTGGATCAGGTCCGTCGCCAGGTTGACCAGGACGAACAGCACCGCCATGACGAGCACACCGCCCTGGATAAGCGGGTAGTCGCGGGCGCTGATTGCGGTGACGATCAACCGGCCGAGCCCCGGCCACGAGAACACGACCTCGATCACGATCGCGCCGCCGAGCAGCGAGCCCACCTTGATGCCCATCATGATCACAGCCGGTGGGAGCGAGTTGCGGAGCATGTGCCGCACCACAGCCACCTCGCTCATCCCGCGGGCCCGCAGCGCCTCGACGAACTCCTGATTCTTGGCCTCGATGAGGCTCGCGCGCAGCACCCGCGCCAACGTCGCCGACATCGCGGCACCCAGGGTCACGGCGGGCAGGACGAGGTGCTCGAGGGCCGATCGGAGCGCGATCCAGTTGCCGGACAGCACCGCGTCGAGCGTGTCGATGCCGGTGATGTCCCGCACGCTGAGGCCGGTCGCGAGGCGCCCGCCCGTCGGCAGGATGCCCAGGTGGACGGAGAAGACGAGGATGCAGATGATGCCGAGCCAGAAGCTCGGCATAGAGATCCCGAACAGTGCCAGCGCGCTACCGGCCCGGTCGTAGATGCTGTTCTGCTTGAGCGCGGAGATCACCGCCACCGGAAAGCCGATCGCGACGGCCACGACGAGCGAGGCGACGGTGAGTTCGACGGTCGCCATCAGCGCCGGGCGCACCAGCGAGCCGACGGACGCGCTACGGAAGATGGAATTGCCGAGATCGCCCTGCAGCGCATGCAAGACGAAGTCGGCGTACTGGCGCCAGAGCGGCAGGTCGAGGCCGAGCTGGTGACGCAGCGCCGCCTTCTGCACGGCACTAACGTTCTGCTCGCCGTAGATCGCGTTGACCGGATCGCCCGGGGCGACGTGCATCAGCAGGAAGACGATGACCGACACGATGAACGCCACGATCACCGTCTGCATCAGCCGGACCGACACGAGCCGAACCATGGATCTCTACCCTCATTCGCAGCAGGAGTACGGGACGGGCGCCGAGGCACCGGGCGGGGCCGGGTGGGGCCGGCCGCGGCCGGCCCCATCCGGGGTGATTCAGCTCCTGCCCACTTGCGTGTTCAGGAGGTGGAACAGGCCGATCGGGGACGGTGTCCAGCCGGTCACGTTCGACGAGACGCCGTAGATCTCGTTCGGCGTCACGATCGGCACCCAGGGCGCGTCGGCCAGCAGGGTCTGCATGATGCCGGCGAAGATCTTCTGCCGCGCGGCCGGGTCGACGGTCGACTGCTCCTGTTTGATCTGGTCGTCGAGCGACGGGTTCGAGTAGTTGGTGTACTTGCTCGTGTCGTCGCGACCGCTCCAGAAGTGCCGGATGATGAGCGCATCGAGATCGCCTTCGGCGACGCCCCAGGAGGAGAGGTACGCCTGCTCCTGCCCGGCCTCGGTCTTGGTATCGAAGGCGCTGTCCTCGACGGTCTGGATCTGCGCCTTGAGCCCTGCGGCCTGCAGCTGTCCGAGCACCGCCTGGCCGAGCGTCGCGTCGGCCTGGGTGACGTCGATGACGACCGGCGTGGTCACGTTCTTGAGTACCGCGCTGGCCGCCGCCTGGTCGAAGGTGTTGCCCGGGATGTTCGGCTGGTAGCCGAGCATCGCCTTGAAGGCGTCCTGGTTCAGCGGCTGGGCCTCGCCGACGTAGAGGTTCTTCGCGATCGACTGGGTGTCGACCGCCTGCACCACGGCGCGCCTTACGGCGGGGTCGTCGAACGGCTTGGCCTTCACGTTCATGCCGAGGAAGAAGATGCGGGTACCCGACACGGTCTCGGTCTTGGTGTCACCGGTGAGGGTCTTGGCGACGTCCGGCGGGATCTCGTTGGCGATGTTGATCGCGCCCGACTGCAACGCGGCCACCCGGGCGGAGACCTCCGGGATGGTCTGGAAGACGACCGTCTTCAGCTTCGGCTTGCCACCCCAGTAGTCGTCGTTGCGGGTCAGGTAGACCTGGTCACCTTCCCGCTTGTCGAACTTGAACGGTCCCGAGCCGATCGGCGCCGTGTTGAACTGCTTGTCGCCGACCTTCTTCATGTACTGCTCGGGGACGATCTGCATGTAGTCGAGGATCGTGAGCAGGCCGGGCGCCGCGCTCTTGGTCGTGAGCTGCAGCGTCATGTCGTCGACAGCCTTGACGTCGCTCACGATCGCGCTCAACTGCGAGTAGTACGAGAGCTGCA
This genomic stretch from Jatrophihabitans cynanchi harbors:
- a CDS encoding ABC transporter substrate-binding protein, whose protein sequence is MIRPKREPRPRRHRYRSAAALGATAAVVAVTLSACTGSSSGGGQNSADGQRLVIGLSAEIMNLDPGLAPTGGRETIAIRDSIFDTLVTQGDELRPKPRLAESWSNPDARTWVFKLRKGVKFTNGEPFNAEVAKYNIERVLDSKLQLSYYSQLSAIVSDVKAVDDMTLQLTTKSAAPGLLTILDYMQIVPEQYMKKVGDKQFNTAPIGSGPFKFDKREGDQVYLTRNDDYWGGKPKLKTVVFQTIPEVSARVAALQSGAINIANEIPPDVAKTLTGDTKTETVSGTRIFFLGMNVKAKPFDDPAVRRAVVQAVDTQSIAKNLYVGEAQPLNQDAFKAMLGYQPNIPGNTFDQAAASAVLKNVTTPVVIDVTQADATLGQAVLGQLQAAGLKAQIQTVEDSAFDTKTEAGQEQAYLSSWGVAEGDLDALIIRHFWSGRDDTSKYTNYSNPSLDDQIKQEQSTVDPAARQKIFAGIMQTLLADAPWVPIVTPNEIYGVSSNVTGWTPSPIGLFHLLNTQVGRS